The following coding sequences are from one Nicotiana tabacum cultivar K326 chromosome 1, ASM71507v2, whole genome shotgun sequence window:
- the LOC107796350 gene encoding uncharacterized protein LOC107796350 encodes MERIIGEKYKLGRKIGSGSFGVIYLATHIETFEIVAVKIENRQTRHPQLLYEAKLYTILQGGSGIPNIKWRGVDGNDSVLIIDLLGPSLEDLVVHCGRKFSLKTVLMLADQMITRIEYLHSKGFLHRDIKPDNFLMGLGRKANQVYIIDFGLAKRYRDPATNRHIPYRENKNLTGTARYASCNTHLGIEQSRRDDLESLGYVLLYFLRGSLPWQGLKADTKKQKYDKIREKKVSTPIEVLCKSLPVEFASYLHYCHSLTFDQRPDYGFLKRLFRDLFTREGYKLDYVFDWTILKYQQTQSSRSQLELPSLHPLSVTTGTGALPKVLNKQGFNNATHLAEATKQKVSGSFGRGDGSATYLKPDNRTGKNITTDASVPSTSLADAFKRFTKHEDSIEAGNVGHAQSGKTGASSSKLHFLSRISSAK; translated from the exons ATGGAGAGAATAATTGGGGAGAAGTACAAGCTAGGTAGGAAGATTGGAAGCGGCTCTTTTGGCGTTATATATCTGG CTACCCACATCGAAACCTTTGAGATTGTTGCTGTCAAAATT GAAAATAGGCAGACAAGACACCCTCAGTTGCTTTATGAGGCAAAGCTGTACACTATACTTCAGGGAGGAA GTGGTATTCCTAATATAAAATGGCGTGGGGTTGATGGGAATGACAGCGTCCTCATTATTGACCTGCTTGGTCCCAGTCTTGAAGACCTCGTTGTACACTGTGGGAGGAAATTCTCACTAAAAACTGTTCTAATGTTGGCTGATCAGATG ATCACGAGAATAGAGTATTTGCATTCAAAAGGATTTCTACACAGAGACATAAAACCAGATAACTTTCTCATGGGTCTTGGCAGGAAGGCAAATCAG GTTTACATTATTGATTTCGGACTTGCAAAAAGATATCGTGATCCCGCCACAAACCGTCATATTCCTTACAG AGAGAACAAAAACTTGACAGGGACAGCAAGGTATGCCAGTTGCAATACACATTTGGGGATAG AGCAAAGTCGGAGGGATGATCTGGAATCTCTTGGCTACGTTCTTTTATACTTCTTGAGAGGCAG CCTTCCATGGCAGGGTCTAAAAGCTGATACCAAGAAGCAAAAATACGACAAGATCCGTGAGAAAAAAGTATCAACACCAATTGAG GTTTTATGCAAATCTCTTCCAGTGGAGTTTGCTTCATACTTGCATTATTGTCACTCTTTAACATTTGACCAGCGCCCTGATTATGGATTCCTGAAGCGCTTGTTTCGTGACTTATTTACTCGTGAAG GGTATAAATTGGATTATGTGTTTGATTGGACCATCTTGAAATATCAGCAGACGCAGAGCTCTAGGTCGCAGCTAGAACTACCA AGCCTGCATCCACTTTCTGTAACGACTGGCACTGGAGCATTGCCAAAGGTTTTAAATAAGCAAG GATTTAATAATGCCACGCACTTAGCTGAAGCTACAAAGCAGAAGGTATCAGGTAGTTTTGGACGTGGTGATGGATCAGCAACCTATCTGAAACCTGATAATCGTACTGGAAAAAAT ATAACAACCGATGCTTCTGTTCCTTCTACATCGTTGGCTGATGCCTTCAAGAGATTCACAAAACACGAAGATTCAATTGAAGCTGGAAATGTAGGGCATGCACAGAGTGGAAAAACTGGTGCTTCAAGCAGCAAGC